The Oryza glaberrima chromosome 9, OglaRS2, whole genome shotgun sequence genome includes a window with the following:
- the LOC127784273 gene encoding uncharacterized protein LOC127784273, which translates to MAPSRISSSESERPVGSYRFHIPRQPPRIQAEGGKRHMIIGDRRHGGTALWRRGSMLPPSLPRWGVQDGHGHVDGSSRQHPSELGSSSALSVLIGGWIWRSAAAQAHGEVIDGGRCEDEAGDHMQPPPASSASMAMLSEERISASGIVVRERQLHGYGERPFLPCLATMAAKGTAREISTKKIAKKDHGEVGDLTMAMLMPSWTSTGNHSSRNPTRCLEQLPEPSKRAHSEAYGNMQLATGDLIVGLHKQATITVPPPNISEIGGHLTAHKNNEMTVGKRVQHIIDVSVAKEATRSLVSSARQSRRGPYECRKCGTMFSSGQALGGHMKSHNSDERWGDKRVPSAFVGSFLSLITPIDVSNVSVPSSRNPHTSSIPNKEEGRVLVMGAAPLNSVPKGSFRLFGENIAEAPKEEPME; encoded by the exons ATGGCCCCTTCCCGGATCTCCTCATCGGAGTCGGAGCGCCCTGTTGGGAGCTATCGCTTCCACATCCCCCGCCAACCACCACGCATCCAAGCTGAGGGAGGCAAGCGCCACATGATCATAGGTGACCGCCGCCATGGGGGCACTGCACTTTGGCGCCGTGGCTCGATGTTGCCGCCTTCACTTCCTCGTTGGGGTGTGCAAGATGGCCATGGACATGTGGATGGAAGCAGCAGGCAACATCCATCGGAATTGGGCTCCTCCTCTGCCCTTTCAGTGCTGATAGGCGGGTGGATCTGGAGGTCGGCGGCTGCACAAGCTCATGGGGAAGTGATTGATGGTGGCCGATGTGAAGATGAAGCTGGCGATCACATGCAGCCACCTCCAGCATCCTCTGCTTCTATGGCAATGTTGTCCGAAGAGCGGATCTCAGCCTCAGGAATTGTGGTGCGAGAACGGCAGCTGCATGGATACGGGGAGCGGCCCTTCCTGCCATGTTTGGCAACCATGGCAGCAAAGGGGACAGCAAGAGAGATCTCAACTAAGAAAATTGCCAAGAAGGATCATGGGGAAGTGGGTGATCTCACTATGGCTATGCTGATGCCCAGCTGGACCTCCACTGGCAACCACAGCAGTAGGAACCCCACCCGATGCCTGGAACAGTTACCGGAGCCGTCGAAGCGGGCTCACAGCGAGGCGTATGGCAACATGCAGCTGGCTACTGGGGACCTCATCGTTGGCCTCCACAAGCAGGCCACCATCACTGTCCCCCCACCAAACATTTCTGAG ATTGGTGGTCATCTGACTGCACACAAGAATAATGAGATGACTGTGGGCAAGAGAGTGCAGCACATCATAGATGTCTCCGTTGCCAAGGAGGCAACCCGCTCATTGGTCAGCAGTGCCAGGCAGAGCAGGAGAGGGCCATATGAGTGCCGCAAGTGTGGGACGATGTTCAGCAGTGGACAAGCACTTGGTGGGCACATGAAGAGTCACAACTCAGACGAGCGATGGGGTGACAAGAGGGTTCCCAGTGCCTTTGTTGGATCCTTTTTATCCCTTATCACTCCAATAGATGTCAGTAATGTTTCTGTTCCTAGCAGCCGCAACCCTCATACATCCTCCATCCCCAACaaagaggaggggagggtgctGGTGATGGGGGCTGCACCTCTCAACAGCGTACCCAAGGGCAGTTTCCGTCTCTTTGGTGAAAACATTGCTGAAGCTCCCAAGGAAGAACCAATGGAGTAG